A region of Chiloscyllium plagiosum isolate BGI_BamShark_2017 chromosome 37, ASM401019v2, whole genome shotgun sequence DNA encodes the following proteins:
- the LOC122541351 gene encoding RNA-binding protein 4B-like, producing MVKIFVGNLPRPTTAEEIRALFEKYGEVSECDLIKNYGFVHMDNKEAAKEAIENLHHYKLHGVAINVEASKSMTKSSTKLHVGKVSPNCTSQELQAKFEEYGTVLECDIIKDYAFVHMERGEDAMAAIKGLDGTELKGKRIHVELSKSRLRVQPGMGEKNTCFRCGKDGHWSKECPADRQEMGLGFAHDYLDPYAMHHRYGEQPFYDSRYVDYYEKYRAGAYGAVGTPYPDRWGTPMAGYGASMRERMPKALEAYSQSSISQPPTYYTRDRSPLRRPTASTITDYATAATEYAAAAAAAAATNSDYGAATSTAEYTASDYAAAAASYAAQDYASANYATGNYAAATTTADYASANYSASDYAAAAAAYAYDYGHTMSNSGAYSTAGTTAEAYADHSQYSAY from the exons AATTATGGATTTGTGCATATGGACAACAAGGAAGCAGCAAAGGAGGCCATTGAGAACCTGCATCACTACAAGCTGCATGGGGTCGCCATCAATGTGGAAGCCAGCAAGAGCATGACCAAATCCTCCACCAAACTCCATGTGGGCAAAGTGAGCCCCAACTGCACCAGCCAGGAGCTGCAGGCGAAGTTTGAAGAGTATGGCACAGTCCTCGAGTGTGATATCATCAAAGATTATGCATTTGTGCACATGGAGAGGGGAGAGGATGCCATGGCGGCCATCAAGGGGCTGGACGGCACAGAGTTAAAAG GAAAACGGATTCATGTTGAACTGTCTAAGAGTCGGCTGCGGGTACAGCCTGGGATGGGTGAGAAGAACACCTGTTTCCGTTGTGGGAAAGATGGCCATTGGTCCAAAGAGTGCCCTGCAGATCGGCAGGAGATGGGCCTTGGCTTTGCTCATGACTACCTTGACCCGTACGCCATGCACCACCGTTATGGGGAGCAGCCCTTTTACGACAGCAGGTATGTCGACTACTATGAGAAGTATCGAGCTGGGGCATATGGAGCAGTGGGGACTCCGTACCCAGACCGCTGGGGCACCCCTATGGCTGGCTACGGCGCTTCCATGAGAGAACGCATGCCTAAAGCGTTGGAGGCATACAGCCAGAGCTCTATAAGCCAGCCACCGACCTATTACACCCGGGATCGGAGCCCACTGCGGCGGCCGACCGCATCGACCATCACCGACTATGCCACTGCCGCGACTGAGTATGCCGCTGCCGCAGCTGCAGCTGCTGCCACTAACTCCGACTATGGGGCAGCCACCTCCACTGCCGAGTATACTGCCAGTGACtacgctgctgctgctgccagctACGCTGCTCAAGACTATGCCAGCGCTAACTACGCCACTGGCAACTATGCTGCTGCTACCACGACCGCTGACTACGCCAGTGCCAACTACAGTGCCAGTGACTACGCAGCCGCCGCTGCTGCCTATGCGTATGACTATGGACACACCATGAGCAACAGTGGTGCCTACTCTACAGCGGGTACAACAGCAGAGGCCTACGCAGACCATTCTCAATACTCCGCTTATTAG